The Thamnophis elegans isolate rThaEle1 chromosome Z, rThaEle1.pri, whole genome shotgun sequence DNA window AAATCATTGACCATTTGGAAATGATGGAGCCTAGGAATATGTCCAGAGTAACTGAGTTCATCCTATTAGGAATTCCTTTTCTGTATGATTTTCACCGATTCTTCTTTGTGCTGGGTCTCTTCATATACCTGGTAACCATCCTTGGGAATGGCTTCATCCTCATCATCGTCGCAATTGAGCCAAGACTTCAGACCCCGATGTACTTCTTCCTCAGCAACCTTGCTTTCCTGGAGATCTGCTATACCTCCACTGTGGTACCCAAGTTACTACAGACATTTATACAAACCAAAACCACAATCTGTTTCTACTGTTGCTTTACTCAAGTGTCTTTTCACTTCTATTTCGGTAGTACAGAACTTTTCATCCTCACCGCTATGGCCTTTGACCGCTATCTGGCCATCTGCAAGCCCCTTCAGTATCCCATCATGATGTCCAAGCACGTGTGCCTTCAAATGTCTCTGGCCACCTGGTATGCCACCTTTATTATTATCTTTCCTAATTGTTTTATGGTTTGGAAACTGCCGTTCTGCGGGTCCAATGTTGTTGACCATTTCTTCTGCGATTTCGGTCCTCTGTTGAGCCTCGCCTGCGCGGACACTCATGTCATTGAGTTTCTCGGAATGTTGGGTGCCTTTGTCAGTGTGATTATGACCTTGCTTCTCATCATTCTGTCCTACATTTTCATCATTGCCACCATCCTACGGGTTCCCTCCGCCGTGGGGAGGAAGAAGGCCTTCTCCACCTGCTCATCTCACCTGTTGGTGGTGTCCATTTTGTATGGTGCTCTTGCCTTCATGTACGTGAGGCCCGATGTCCACTCCTCAAACCACTTCACAAGGACTGTGGCAGTCTTGAACACCACTCTTACCCCAATGCTGAATCCTTTCATATACACCATTCGGAATGCCGAAGTC harbors:
- the LOC116521916 gene encoding olfactory receptor 6X1-like; translated protein: MSRVTEFILLGIPFLYDFHRFFFVLGLFIYLVTILGNGFILIIVAIEPRLQTPMYFFLSNLAFLEICYTSTVVPKLLQTFIQTKTTICFYCCFTQVSFHFYFGSTELFILTAMAFDRYLAICKPLQYPIMMSKHVCLQMSLATWYATFIIIFPNCFMVWKLPFCGSNVVDHFFCDFGPLLSLACADTHVIEFLGMLGAFVSVIMTLLLIILSYIFIIATILRVPSAVGRKKAFSTCSSHLLVVSILYGALAFMYVRPDVHSSNHFTRTVAVLNTTLTPMLNPFIYTIRNAEVKTAVQNVIHKRKGTLNSDNDWNNSSTTLKRSRNKMKFRGLWHQ